From the Opitutia bacterium genome, one window contains:
- a CDS encoding cytochrome c3 family protein yields the protein MSKIFPKSANALPLQIVIFLFVLGSVATAAVTYYSTPKYLRVGYQPIQPVPFDHALHAGNLAIDCRYCHASVEKSATSSVPTAQTCMNCHSIIKPQSPLLEPVRKSFETGEPVPWVKIHQAPDYVYFNHSVHVSRGMSCVECHGKVNEMSTVWHDKSHSMGFCLDCHREPEKFVRKPADVFNLNSKTVAEQAGLEEAHKMIKDWKVKPPQSCSGCHR from the coding sequence ATGTCGAAAATCTTCCCGAAATCCGCGAACGCTCTGCCGCTGCAGATCGTGATCTTTTTGTTCGTGCTCGGCAGCGTCGCGACCGCCGCCGTCACCTACTACTCGACGCCGAAATATCTTCGCGTCGGTTACCAGCCGATCCAACCGGTCCCCTTCGACCACGCGCTCCACGCGGGCAACCTCGCGATCGACTGCCGCTATTGCCACGCCTCCGTGGAAAAATCGGCCACGTCCAGCGTCCCCACGGCGCAGACGTGCATGAACTGCCACTCGATCATCAAGCCCCAGAGCCCGCTCCTTGAGCCGGTGCGCAAGAGCTTCGAGACCGGCGAACCCGTGCCGTGGGTGAAAATCCACCAGGCACCCGACTACGTCTACTTCAACCACTCCGTCCACGTGAGCCGCGGCATGAGCTGCGTCGAGTGCCACGGCAAGGTGAACGAGATGTCCACGGTCTGGCACGACAAGTCCCACTCGATGGGCTTCTGCCTCGATTGCCACCGCGAACCCGAAAAGTTCGTCCGCAAACCCGCCGACGTTTTCAACCTCAACTCGAAGACCGTGGCCGAACAGGCCGGCCTCGAGGAGGCCCACAAGATGATCAAGGATTGGAAGGTTAAGCCCCCGCAAAGCTGCTCCGGCTGCCACCGCTGA
- a CDS encoding TAT-variant-translocated molybdopterin oxidoreductase, with protein MKRKFDHSAAPANGQRYWRSLDELADTPGFREQLAREFPEGASSIEGVDRRQFMKIMAASFALGGIGLAGCRRPETNILPYGKSSEYIVPGLPLYYATAMPLRRHAQPLLAETHQGRPTKLEGNPSYDPTGGASSLMAQASVLDLYDPDRATQHVRQGNVIDTAAVNDLLASIAKQYAGNGEGLAFLADESASPTRARLVAALKAKFPRAIWAEYEPVADEAPADAAIASFGQNVKPIYRFAQAKRVLSLDADFFHAEAGALEYARAFAKGRRVAKKDDPMNRLYVVESAFTLTGSMADHRLRLGSSQILAFAAALAGQVTGSSTFASLAQGLGDVNPKWIEECAKDLAEHRGESIVIAGAHQPAAVHVLVNAVNAHLGNIGSTVEFVAAEPRTASTIQALAAAIKAGSVKTLFVLNGNPAYSAPADLEFGALLKSVPDVIRFGYHADETAALAGTTLAATHYLESWSDARTLDGTIVPIQPMILPLFGGLMEVELLARLAGEQNPEAYAQVFTTIGGMTGGDKKAFEKFLHDGVLANSAYKPVSVTFNAANAAALVAKASATTAPASGNLEVRFATDHKMDDGRFANNGWLQECPDPITKISWDNAILISPRLAKELKVYPHGSMIQVARVENAEYQQGKELAYIGEVEVNGRKVTGPIHIQPGLANYTIILPLGYGRTHSGRVGTGGGFNAYAVRTGAAMSFAIGAKLTVVGKKQKLANTQEHWSMEGRDIVREANLDEFNANPAFVAAIGMESHTPPVYGKDKDQPLAVKAAATPRGQSLYEQPNFDGIHQWGMSIDLNTCIGCNACVIACQAENNIPIVGKDQVMRGREMHWIRLDRYYSDGKADARQMADLLGGERSDNRELPEDPQAVVQPMTCQHCETAPCETVCPVNATVHDDEGINTMAYNRCIGTRYCANNCPYKVRRFNYFDFNKRATDALYMGPLGHQKEMPELVKMVKNPDVSIRMRGVMEKCTFCIQRINQGKIAQKRKAGASGDVEVPDGTIRTACQQVCAVDAIVFGNIKDPNSQVSKLKAQERDYAVLGYLNVRPRLTYLGKLRNPNPHMPDYQALPLSRVEYNSKNHPSHGEGHAPAHGEAQHGGKH; from the coding sequence ATGAAACGCAAATTTGACCATTCCGCCGCTCCCGCGAACGGCCAACGCTACTGGCGCAGCCTCGACGAGCTCGCCGACACGCCGGGCTTCCGCGAGCAACTCGCCCGCGAGTTCCCCGAGGGCGCGTCCTCCATCGAGGGCGTCGACCGCCGCCAGTTCATGAAGATCATGGCGGCGTCGTTCGCGCTCGGCGGCATCGGCCTCGCCGGCTGCCGTCGCCCCGAGACGAACATCCTGCCCTACGGCAAGTCGTCCGAATACATCGTCCCGGGCCTTCCGCTCTACTACGCCACCGCCATGCCGCTGCGCCGCCACGCGCAGCCGCTCCTCGCCGAGACGCACCAAGGCCGCCCGACCAAGCTCGAGGGCAACCCGAGCTACGATCCCACCGGCGGCGCCAGCTCGCTGATGGCGCAGGCTTCCGTTCTCGATCTCTACGATCCGGACCGCGCCACGCAGCACGTCCGCCAGGGCAACGTGATCGACACTGCCGCAGTCAACGACCTGCTCGCCTCCATTGCGAAGCAATACGCCGGCAACGGCGAAGGCCTCGCGTTCCTCGCCGACGAGTCCGCTTCGCCGACCCGCGCCCGCCTCGTCGCCGCGCTGAAGGCCAAGTTCCCGCGCGCCATCTGGGCCGAATACGAGCCGGTCGCCGACGAAGCCCCGGCCGACGCCGCCATCGCCTCCTTCGGTCAGAACGTGAAGCCGATCTACCGCTTTGCGCAGGCCAAGCGCGTCCTCTCGCTCGACGCCGATTTCTTCCACGCTGAAGCCGGCGCGCTCGAATACGCCCGCGCCTTCGCGAAGGGCCGCCGCGTCGCGAAGAAGGACGACCCGATGAACCGCCTCTATGTTGTGGAGAGCGCGTTCACGCTGACCGGCTCGATGGCGGATCACCGCCTCCGCCTCGGCAGCTCGCAGATTCTCGCGTTCGCCGCCGCGCTCGCCGGTCAGGTTACCGGCTCAAGCACCTTCGCCTCGCTCGCGCAGGGCCTCGGCGACGTGAACCCGAAGTGGATCGAGGAGTGCGCCAAGGACCTCGCCGAACACCGCGGAGAGTCGATCGTCATCGCCGGCGCACATCAGCCCGCCGCCGTCCACGTCCTCGTCAACGCCGTCAACGCGCACCTCGGCAACATCGGCTCGACCGTCGAGTTCGTCGCCGCCGAGCCGCGCACGGCCTCCACGATCCAGGCGCTCGCCGCCGCGATCAAGGCCGGTTCGGTCAAGACCCTCTTCGTCCTCAACGGCAACCCGGCCTACAGTGCGCCTGCCGACCTCGAGTTCGGCGCGCTGCTGAAGTCCGTGCCGGATGTCATCCGCTTCGGTTACCACGCCGACGAGACTGCCGCGCTCGCGGGCACGACGCTCGCCGCGACGCATTACCTCGAGTCGTGGTCCGACGCTCGCACGCTCGACGGCACCATCGTGCCGATCCAGCCGATGATTCTCCCGCTCTTCGGCGGCCTGATGGAAGTCGAGCTGCTTGCCCGCCTCGCCGGCGAACAGAATCCCGAGGCTTACGCCCAAGTCTTCACGACCATCGGCGGCATGACCGGTGGCGACAAGAAGGCCTTCGAGAAATTCCTCCACGACGGCGTGCTCGCCAACTCGGCCTACAAGCCCGTTTCGGTCACGTTCAACGCCGCCAACGCCGCTGCGCTCGTCGCGAAGGCCTCCGCCACCACCGCGCCGGCCTCCGGCAATCTCGAGGTTCGTTTCGCGACGGACCACAAGATGGACGACGGCCGCTTTGCCAACAACGGCTGGCTGCAGGAGTGCCCGGACCCGATCACCAAGATCTCGTGGGACAACGCCATCCTCATCTCCCCGCGTCTCGCGAAGGAGCTGAAGGTTTACCCGCACGGCAGCATGATCCAAGTTGCCCGTGTCGAGAATGCGGAATACCAGCAGGGCAAGGAGCTCGCCTACATTGGTGAGGTCGAGGTCAACGGCCGCAAGGTCACCGGCCCGATCCACATCCAGCCCGGTCTGGCCAATTACACGATCATCCTCCCGCTCGGCTACGGCCGCACCCATTCGGGTCGCGTCGGCACCGGCGGCGGCTTCAACGCCTACGCCGTCCGCACCGGCGCCGCGATGTCGTTCGCGATCGGCGCGAAGCTCACCGTGGTGGGGAAGAAGCAGAAGCTCGCCAACACGCAGGAGCATTGGTCGATGGAAGGCCGCGACATCGTGCGCGAAGCGAACCTCGACGAGTTCAACGCGAATCCCGCGTTCGTCGCCGCGATCGGCATGGAGTCCCACACGCCGCCCGTCTACGGCAAGGACAAGGATCAGCCGCTCGCCGTGAAGGCGGCGGCCACCCCGCGCGGCCAATCGCTCTACGAGCAGCCCAACTTCGACGGCATCCACCAGTGGGGCATGTCGATCGACCTCAACACTTGCATCGGCTGCAACGCCTGCGTCATTGCCTGCCAGGCGGAAAACAACATTCCGATCGTTGGCAAGGACCAGGTCATGCGCGGCCGCGAGATGCACTGGATCCGCCTCGACCGTTACTACAGCGACGGCAAGGCCGACGCGCGCCAGATGGCGGACTTGCTCGGTGGCGAGCGCAGCGACAATCGCGAACTTCCGGAAGATCCGCAGGCGGTCGTCCAGCCCATGACCTGCCAGCACTGCGAAACCGCGCCGTGCGAAACCGTGTGCCCCGTCAACGCCACCGTGCACGACGACGAAGGCATCAACACGATGGCCTACAACCGCTGCATCGGCACGCGTTACTGCGCCAACAACTGTCCCTACAAGGTTCGCCGCTTTAATTATTTCGACTTCAACAAGCGCGCGACCGACGCCCTCTACATGGGCCCGCTCGGCCACCAGAAGGAGATGCCGGAGCTGGTCAAGATGGTGAAGAACCCGGACGTCTCGATCCGCATGCGCGGCGTGATGGAGAAGTGCACCTTCTGCATCCAGCGCATCAATCAGGGCAAGATCGCCCAGAAGCGCAAAGCCGGCGCCAGCGGCGATGTCGAAGTGCCCGACGGCACGATCCGCACCGCCTGCCAGCAGGTCTGTGCGGTCGACGCCATCGTGTTCGGCAACATCAAAGACCCGAACAGCCAGGTTTCGAAACTCAAGGCGCAGGAGCGCGATTACGCGGTGCTCGGTTACCTCAACGTCCGCCCGCGTCTCACCTACCTCGGCAAGCTCCGCAACCCGAACCCGCACATGCCGGACTATCAGGCCCTCCCGCTCAGCCGGGTGGAATACAACAGCAAGAACCACCCGTCGCATGGCGAAGGCCACGCGCCTGCGCACGGTGAAGCTCAACACGGAGGGAAGCACTAA
- the nrfD gene encoding polysulfide reductase NrfD: MGAHSAEHAAHPILAEVKPAILPRAELVHHHRDFKWITDKICGLVEGTTPTWWWWCFGIAAFIASFTVAGLVYLVGTGVGVWGHANPVNWAWDIVNFVFWIGIGHAGTLISAILCLLRQKWRTSINRAAEAMTIFAVVCAAIFPVFHVGRVWMAWYLFPIPNANYIWQNFRSPLEWDVFAVSTYGTVSVLFWYIGLIPDLGTLRDRFTAAGNLLKARIYGFFAMGWRGSNRHWSNYEMAYLILAGISTPLVLSVHTIVSFDFAVSLLPGWHTTIFPPYFVAGAIFSGFGMVLTLMLPLRAIYRLEDLITQYHIDCMCKITLATGTMVGYAYSMEFFIAWYGANPYEGFAFINRAFGHYAWAYWIMIGCNVITPQFFWFKSIRNNTTLVWILSIFVNVGMWFERFVIIVTSLARDFLPSSWGYYSPSIVEVFTFFGTFGVFSFLFLLFIRFVPIMPMSEVKAVIPQADPHGAGH, from the coding sequence ATGGGCGCCCACTCCGCTGAGCACGCCGCTCACCCGATCCTCGCCGAGGTCAAGCCCGCGATCCTCCCGCGTGCCGAGCTCGTCCATCATCATCGCGACTTCAAGTGGATCACTGACAAGATCTGCGGCCTCGTCGAGGGCACGACCCCGACTTGGTGGTGGTGGTGCTTCGGCATCGCCGCATTCATCGCGTCGTTCACGGTCGCTGGCCTGGTCTACCTCGTCGGCACCGGCGTCGGTGTCTGGGGTCACGCCAATCCGGTCAACTGGGCGTGGGACATCGTCAACTTCGTCTTCTGGATCGGTATCGGCCACGCCGGCACGTTGATCTCGGCGATCTTGTGCCTCCTGCGCCAGAAGTGGCGCACGTCGATCAACCGTGCCGCCGAGGCGATGACCATCTTCGCCGTCGTTTGCGCCGCGATCTTCCCCGTGTTCCACGTCGGTCGCGTGTGGATGGCTTGGTATCTCTTCCCGATCCCGAACGCCAACTACATCTGGCAGAACTTCCGTTCGCCGCTCGAGTGGGACGTGTTCGCGGTTTCGACCTACGGCACGGTCTCCGTGCTCTTCTGGTATATCGGCCTCATTCCTGACCTCGGCACGCTGCGCGATCGCTTCACCGCCGCCGGCAATCTCCTGAAGGCGCGCATCTACGGTTTCTTCGCCATGGGTTGGCGCGGTTCGAACCGCCACTGGAGCAACTACGAAATGGCCTACCTGATCCTCGCCGGCATCAGCACGCCGCTCGTGTTGTCGGTGCACACGATCGTTTCGTTCGACTTCGCCGTCTCGCTGCTCCCCGGCTGGCACACGACGATCTTCCCGCCTTACTTCGTCGCGGGCGCGATCTTCTCGGGCTTCGGCATGGTGCTCACGCTCATGCTGCCGCTGCGCGCCATCTACCGCCTCGAGGACCTGATCACGCAGTATCACATCGACTGCATGTGCAAGATCACCCTGGCGACGGGCACGATGGTCGGCTACGCCTACTCGATGGAGTTCTTCATCGCGTGGTATGGCGCGAACCCGTATGAAGGCTTCGCGTTCATCAACCGCGCGTTCGGCCACTACGCCTGGGCCTACTGGATCATGATCGGCTGCAACGTGATCACGCCGCAGTTCTTCTGGTTCAAATCGATCCGCAACAACACGACGCTCGTCTGGATCCTCTCGATCTTCGTCAACGTCGGCATGTGGTTCGAGCGCTTCGTGATCATCGTCACCTCGCTCGCCCGCGACTTCCTGCCGTCGTCGTGGGGCTACTATTCTCCGTCGATCGTCGAAGTCTTCACCTTCTTCGGCACCTTCGGCGTCTTCTCGTTCCTGTTCCTCCTCTTCATCCGCTTCGTGCCCATCATGCCGATGTCGGAAGTGAAGGCGGTCATCCCGCAAGCCGACCCGCACGGCGCGGGCCACTAA
- a CDS encoding ABC transporter ATP-binding protein, which produces MATATQVALRCENLHRYLGQGDGRVHVLRGVSFEAHPGRVTAIVGPSGCGKSTLLYLLGLLDKPDDGSIWIREQLMSNSGDLERTAARGEHIGFVFQFHFLMQEFSALENVMMPMRKLGKLSEDEMAARAKVLLGDVGLGEKTHRLATQLSGGEQQRVAIARALANQPAIILADEPTGNLDQKNSAMVFDLLTRLAKENGQAVVLVTHNPDIANRCDEIRPMRDGEFVR; this is translated from the coding sequence ATGGCCACGGCAACGCAAGTCGCGCTCCGCTGCGAAAACCTGCACCGCTACCTCGGCCAGGGCGATGGCCGCGTGCACGTGCTGCGCGGCGTCTCCTTCGAGGCGCATCCCGGTCGCGTCACGGCGATCGTCGGGCCGTCGGGCTGCGGCAAGTCGACCCTGCTTTATCTCCTCGGCCTGCTCGACAAACCGGACGACGGCTCCATCTGGATCCGCGAGCAATTGATGTCGAACAGCGGCGATCTCGAGCGCACCGCCGCGCGCGGCGAGCACATCGGTTTCGTTTTTCAGTTTCACTTCCTGATGCAGGAGTTCTCCGCGCTGGAGAACGTCATGATGCCGATGCGCAAGCTCGGTAAGCTCTCGGAGGACGAGATGGCCGCGCGCGCCAAAGTGCTGCTCGGCGACGTCGGTCTCGGCGAAAAGACGCACCGTCTTGCCACCCAGCTCTCGGGCGGCGAACAACAACGCGTCGCCATCGCCCGCGCGCTCGCGAATCAGCCCGCGATCATTCTGGCCGACGAGCCGACGGGCAACTTGGACCAGAAGAACTCCGCCATGGTCTTCGATCTTCTGACGCGCCTCGCCAAGGAGAACGGCCAGGCGGTCGTGCTCGTCACGCACAACCCGGACATCGCGAACCGTTGCGATGAAATCCGGCCGATGCGCGACGGCGAATTCGTGCGCTGA